CAAAATTTCCACCCTGCTCCAGACTTCTACGACGTGGGGATCATTTAAGTGTCTCATATTGCTCCGTTTTCCCTCCTGGTTCATGACTATAAGATCTCGGGTTCTTTACCGCTCACCTCGTTTGAATATTTCGTAGTCGTCTATATCAATTTAACCCTTGATGGGTGTTTGATCTGAAAGCCCCGGGTCTTTGGTTGATATTCTCAAGACCGCCATCATGTTGAAGCAAATTCTCAGTAAACTCCCACGGAACAAGTCATCGTCGAAATCCGACTCTCCCCGGTCCAACTCGGCTCGTACCCCGCGATCCAACGGCGGGACTTCGTCCCCCTCATCCGCGTCAGTCAGATCCAACAACGCGACGAAACGCACGGCGGTGTTCCCAGCCAGCGTTGTGGCCGGTATCGAGCCCCTGGTGCCCTTCAGGGACGTGCCCAACGCCGAGAAGATGAACCTCTTCGTGAGCAAGGTCAGCCTTTGCTGCGTCACCTTTGATTTCACCGACCCGTCGAAGAACTCGGTCGAGAAGGACTTGAAGAGACAGACCCTGATCGAGCTCGTCGACTTCGTGGCATCCGGGTCGACCCGGTTCACAGAGTCCGCCATCTTCGCCATGTGTAGAATGTGCGCCGCCAACCTCTTCAGGGTTTTTCCGCCCAATTACCGATCCAACTTGACCGGGGGCGAGAACGACGACGACGAGCCGATGTTCGACCCTGCCTGGCCGCATTTGCATTTGGTGTACGATTTACTACTTAGATTCATCACCTCCTCGTGCCTCGACAGCAAGGTAGCGAAGAAGTACATAGACCATTCATTTATACTGAGGTTGCTCGAGCTCTTTGATTCCGAGGATCCCAGAGAAAGGGAGTGCCTGAAAACCATTCTGCATAGGGTTTATGGGAAATTTATGACTCATAGACCTTTCATTCGAAAGGCTATCAACAACGTGTTTTATAGATTTGTGTTTGAGACCGAGAGACACAATGGGATTCCCGAGTTGTTAGAGATTTTTGGGAGCATAATTAGTGGGTTTGCTTTGCCTTTGAAAGAGGAGCATAAGATATTTATACGGAGGGTGTTGGTTCCGCTGCACAAGCCGAAGTACGCGGGGCTTTACTTTCATCAATTGTCCTACTGCGTCACTCAGTTTATAGAGAAGGACCCCAAGTTGACGAGTATGGTGCTAAGGGGATTGTTGAAGTACTGGCCGGTGTCGAACAGTCAGAAGGAGGTGATGTTTTTGGGTGAGATAGAGGAGATTTTGGAAGCAATCAACATGGTGGAATTCCAGAGAGTCATGGTGCCGTTGTTCTGGCGGGTTGGATGCTGCATTAACAGTTTCCACTTCCAGGTATTCTTTCCTTTCATAACTTTCTCTTGCCTGTTGCTTGAGATAATCCAAGAGCAGTTAATTTGCCTTCCTTATACAGATGAGATACtttaatacaataattttcACAGCTCTTATAGCCCATGATTGACTCAAGTATATGGGGCTTGAAAGATATAATCTTGGCAACTAGAGGGTGGGCGCCTATCAATGAAAAAGATAAACTTACTActcttttataactattttacgactctatttcaaatgttatgtaaaattgaatatatttttaatggagtGACACAGTTACATTGGTTGATTATAAAATggaatgtaaaatatttataaaagagttataaatatttcattacttaCCTATCAATACATTATTTTAGTTTCGACTCCAGAGTACCTAAACAAAAGTACCCATGATAGATTGATTGACCTTAACCAAATGAAGGTGTTTATATGTGCACACATGGCGAAATTTCACTTGTGTTTAAAACTGaaatcaatattgcactatGGTGCAGGTGAGCCTCAGAGACGAAAGACACTGATGATTTGGCAAGTACATAGGACCTAGCATGACACTAGCAGTTATAGGCTATTACAGGTGGCTAGTTGTGGGATGAGGTCTATTTGTTTAGCTTGGCATGTCATTGAGGCGAATGCACAAGGCTGGGTATTATGGGCAGAAGTGTATGTGCCTTCCAGTCACTCCTTGCATGAAGAGTTTCATAATTTGACATCTTGGTGACAGGATTTTGGTTGAAATTCTTGAGATGCAAAATGAGAAACTTGATAGAAGGTTTCCTGGTCGGTCAGAATAGGATCACTATTAATTATGTCATTCATTGTTTAAAGATGGTATAATTTATCCTAGTTAGGTGTTACTCATATATAGGTCCTGTGCACTTGGGCTATGCCCATTGCATTAtgaataaaatctcttgtttacctataaaaaagtggtatattttgtttataaacaccattattttctcaatcaccattattgaaagaaaattagaaGCCTTTCTTAGGTTTTTTGGTGCCTCCAGTTACTGGCTCTGTTTACTTGTAAAATTGTCGGTCAGACTGTCAGTAGTTCCACAAACCTATAGTACTTCCCTTTAATAATGATTTGTTATTTCAAGTTTGGTCATCACTCGAATAGATCTGCTTCTCTCTCGTCATAAATAAAGGAGGATGAGGTCACGGGTCCAATCCTATTTGACTGCATTAGTCATGTATTTGCTtacatcttatatataaaaaaattacgttTTTGCCTACAAAAGATGATATGGTATAACCGGCAGATGGGAACTGCACCCTCAAAAACCATTTTTTGAGATCACACCACTTTCGAGGGCTTCAGTGGAAggttttaatgaaatatttagctTTAGCTAAAATTTGGTTCGTCTTTAGAGGAAGGAAGTATATCTTTTTTGTACTGGTTTCTTTATGGGAATTAGTGTCAAGTTCTGAGGAACTTATTAAAGTTGTGTGATTAGAAAAGAGCTGCAATCTTACATAGTCAGACACGACCATCATTATTGGACTTCTCGTTCTTGTCCCCCTCCCCATCTTCTGGGTTACTTATACAAGTAGTGGAAAGCTTGTGAAAACTTTATTGTGGTGATTTCTGTGTCTTGTGGGAGTTTTGAGAGATAATCGAGGATTATCTTCTCTGTTTAGGCACATTGAGC
This genomic interval from Juglans microcarpa x Juglans regia isolate MS1-56 chromosome 4D, Jm3101_v1.0, whole genome shotgun sequence contains the following:
- the LOC121261291 gene encoding serine/threonine protein phosphatase 2A 57 kDa regulatory subunit B' kappa isoform-like; the protein is MLKQILSKLPRNKSSSKSDSPRSNSARTPRSNGGTSSPSSASVRSNNATKRTAVFPASVVAGIEPLVPFRDVPNAEKMNLFVSKVSLCCVTFDFTDPSKNSVEKDLKRQTLIELVDFVASGSTRFTESAIFAMCRMCAANLFRVFPPNYRSNLTGGENDDDEPMFDPAWPHLHLVYDLLLRFITSSCLDSKVAKKYIDHSFILRLLELFDSEDPRERECLKTILHRVYGKFMTHRPFIRKAINNVFYRFVFETERHNGIPELLEIFGSIISGFALPLKEEHKIFIRRVLVPLHKPKYAGLYFHQLSYCVTQFIEKDPKLTSMVLRGLLKYWPVSNSQKEVMFLGEIEEILEAINMVEFQRVMVPLFWRVGCCINSFHFQVAERALFLWNNDHIVNLIAHNRMVILPVVFPALERNAQTHWNQAVFNLSLNVRKMFMEMDEELFASCHAHFKEEEAKLSLEAEKRKEAWERLEKKASIQPITGNAAVLVAPLATSIAC